Proteins from a genomic interval of Zerene cesonia ecotype Mississippi unplaced genomic scaffold, Zerene_cesonia_1.1 Zces_u001, whole genome shotgun sequence:
- the LOC119838211 gene encoding scavenger receptor class B member 1 isoform X2, producing MQGRDKLCAKLTSAFLRKWWFVLASAVVLLLLGIICAIFFSTWVRLFIDHELVLRPGSMTFEWWARPPVRPLVHVYVYNVTNADEFLNNGSKPILDELGPYVYSEEWEKMNITDNENGTLSFFYHRTYTFVPHLSSGPDDDSVVVPNIPMLSATSQSKHAARFLRLAMASIMDILKIKPFVEVSVGQLLWGYEDPLLKLAKDVVPKEQKLPYEEFGLFYGKNGTATDPVTMFTGATDITKYGIIERYNHRDKLPHWLTDECNSIAGSDGSIFPPHITRNDTLHVYDKDLCRLLPLKYLKDVESSAGVQGYRFTPPVDVFADDEHNRCFCPAGPPCAPSGLFNVSLCQYDSPIMLSFPHFYLADESFREAVEGISPPDPERHRLYIDVQPEMGTAMQARARIQINLAVSQVVDIKQVANFPDIVFPILWFEEGIDELPESVSSMLRLATRAPPVARAALSWGLCALGALLLLLAVTCLVRSSHRQSTLRLEGHAVAKPPPSKNGKENGYELNSRR from the exons GAGCTGGTGCTTCGCCCCGGTTCGATGACGTTCGAGTGGTGGGCGAGGCCGCCGGTGCGGCCGCTGGTGCACGTGTACGTCTACAACGTGACCAACGCCGACGAGTTCCTCAACAACGGCTCCAAGCCGATCCTGGACGAGCTGGGGCCGTATGTGTACTC TGAGGAGTGGGAGAAGATGAACATCACAGACAACGAGAACGGGACGCTGTCGTTCTTCTATCACCGCACGTACACGTTCGTGCCGCACCTCAGCTCCGGCCCCGATGACGACTCCGTGGTGGTGCCCAATATACCCATGTTG AGTGCCACATCCCAGTCGAAGCACGCCGCGAGGTTCCTCCGACTCGCAATGGCGTCCATCATGGACATACTCAAGATCAAACCGTTCGTGGAGGTGTCCGTCGGCCAGCTGCTCTGGGGTTACGAAGACCCGCTGCTGAAGTTGGCGAAGGACGTGGTCCCCAAGGAACAGAAGCTGCCGTACGAGGAGTTTGGCCTGTTCTATGGG AAAAACGGCACCGCCACCGACCCGGTGACGATGTTCACCGGCGCCACCGACATCACCAAGTACGGCATCATCGAGCGGTACAACCACCGCGACAAGCTGCCGCACTGGCTCACCGACGAGTGCAACAGCATCGCCGGCTCCGACGGCTCCATATTCCCTCCACACATCACCAGGAACGACACGCTGCACGTCTACGACAAGGACCTGTGCAGGCTGCTGCCGCTCAA GTATCTGAAAGACGTGGAATCGTCAGCCGGCGTGCAGGGCTACCGGTTCACGCCGCCGGTGGACGTGTTCGCGGACGACGAGCACAACCGCTGCTTCTGCCCCGCCGGCCCGCCCTGCGCGCCCAGCGGCCTCTTCAACGTGTCCCTCTGCCAGTACG ACTCCCCCATAATGCTATCGTTCCCGCACTTCTACCTGGCGGACGAGAGCTTCCGCGAGGCGGTGGAGGGCATCTCGCCGCCCGACCCGGAGCGTCACAGGCTATACATTGATGTGCAGCCG GAGATGGGCACGGCGATGCAGGCGCGCGCGCGGATACAGATCAACTTGGCCGTGTCGCAGGTGGTCGACATCAAGCAAGTTGCCAACTTCCCAGATATTGTCTTTCCGATATTGTGGTTCGAAGAG GGCATCGACGAGCTGCCCGAGTCGGTGTCGTCCATGCTGCGGCTGGCGACCCGCGCGCCGCCCGtcgcgcgcgccgcgctctCCTGGGGGCTCTGCGCGCTCGGCgcgctgctgctgctgctcGCCGTCACCTGCCTCGTGCG CTCGTCCCACCGGCAGAGCACGCTCCGGCTCGAAGGGCACGCGGTGGCGAAGCCTCCGCCGAGCAAGAACGGCAAGGAGAACGGATACGAGCTCAACAGCCGTAGGTAA